The following are from one region of the Amylibacter sp. IMCC11727 genome:
- the lpdA gene encoding dihydrolipoyl dehydrogenase — protein sequence MADTQFDMIVIGAGPGGYVSAIRGAQNGLKVAVVEREHLGGICLNWGCIPTKALLRSSEVFHLMERAKDFGLTADKFGYDLDAVVARSRGVAKQLSGGVGHLLKKNKVTVVMGAATLAGNGKVTVKTDKGEESISAKSIVLATGARARELPGLEADGDLVWTYKHALNPPRMPKKLLVIGSGAIGIEFASFYNTLGTDTTVVEVMDRVLPVEDAEISKLAKKQFEKQGMTIMEKSTVKKLDRAKGKVTAHIEVKGKVEKLEFDTVISAVGIVGNVEGLGLEEHGIKVDRTHVITDEYCRTDAKGVFAIGDIAGAPWLAHKASHEGVMVADLVAGKKAHPVKPDSIAGCTYCHPQVASVGMTEAQAKEAGLDIKVGRFPFIGNGKAIALGEPEGLVKTIFDAKTGELLGAHMIGAEVTELIQGYVIGRQLETTEQDLMETVFPHPTLSEMMHESVLDAYGGAIHF from the coding sequence ATGGCTGATACGCAATTTGACATGATCGTTATTGGGGCAGGGCCAGGCGGCTATGTCAGCGCCATTCGCGGTGCGCAAAATGGGTTGAAAGTTGCGGTTGTTGAACGCGAGCATTTGGGCGGTATTTGTTTGAATTGGGGCTGTATTCCCACAAAAGCTTTATTGCGCTCCTCAGAAGTGTTTCACCTGATGGAACGGGCCAAGGACTTTGGCCTGACTGCAGATAAATTTGGCTATGATCTTGATGCGGTGGTGGCGCGATCCCGCGGTGTGGCCAAGCAGCTTTCGGGCGGTGTGGGCCATCTGCTGAAAAAGAATAAGGTGACGGTTGTCATGGGGGCTGCAACGCTCGCTGGAAACGGCAAGGTCACAGTTAAGACGGACAAAGGCGAAGAATCCATCTCCGCAAAATCCATCGTTTTGGCCACAGGGGCGCGGGCACGGGAGCTGCCAGGGCTTGAGGCGGATGGCGATTTGGTCTGGACCTACAAACACGCATTAAACCCGCCACGGATGCCAAAAAAACTGTTGGTGATTGGATCGGGTGCAATCGGCATTGAATTTGCCAGTTTTTACAACACGCTTGGCACAGATACGACTGTGGTTGAGGTGATGGATCGTGTGTTGCCCGTAGAAGATGCAGAGATTTCCAAACTGGCGAAGAAGCAGTTTGAAAAACAAGGCATGACCATCATGGAGAAATCCACGGTGAAAAAGCTGGATCGTGCCAAGGGCAAAGTCACAGCGCATATCGAAGTCAAAGGCAAAGTGGAAAAGTTGGAGTTTGACACGGTCATTTCTGCGGTCGGGATTGTGGGCAATGTCGAAGGGCTCGGCCTGGAAGAGCATGGCATCAAAGTGGATCGCACCCATGTGATTACGGATGAATACTGCCGCACAGATGCCAAAGGTGTGTTTGCCATCGGCGATATTGCTGGTGCGCCGTGGTTGGCCCACAAAGCCAGCCATGAGGGTGTGATGGTGGCAGATTTGGTGGCCGGCAAAAAGGCCCATCCCGTGAAGCCGGACAGCATCGCAGGCTGTACCTACTGTCACCCGCAAGTGGCGAGCGTTGGTATGACAGAAGCGCAGGCCAAAGAGGCGGGTTTAGATATTAAAGTGGGTCGTTTTCCCTTTATTGGCAACGGCAAAGCCATCGCGCTTGGCGAGCCAGAGGGTTTGGTGAAAACCATCTTTGATGCCAAAACAGGCGAATTGCTTGGTGCGCATATGATTGGTGCCGAAGTGACAGAGCTGATCCAAGGCTATGTGATTGGGCGTCAGCTTGAAACCACTGAGCAAGATTTGATGGAAACGGTATTCCCGCATCCAACATTGTCTGAAATGATGCACGAAAGTGTTTTGGATGCCTATGGCGGCGCAATCCACTTTTAA
- a CDS encoding DUF924 family protein translates to MDKAQAIIEFWVDEVGPQGWYQGTDALDQSIRDKFMSDWEAAKAGDYDGWARCPRKSLALLILLDQFPRNMFRDDPRAFSTDKKAREVANLAIEQGYDQRTDEPQRQFYYLPFMHSECLQHQERCVRLIKNRMSESGGSNLLHAKVHREVIRKFGRFPYRNDALGRSNTSQEQKFMDDGGYGKITQDMQKAA, encoded by the coding sequence ATGGACAAAGCGCAAGCGATTATTGAGTTTTGGGTTGATGAAGTTGGCCCACAAGGGTGGTATCAAGGCACGGATGCTTTGGATCAATCTATTCGTGATAAATTCATGTCAGATTGGGAAGCGGCCAAAGCGGGTGACTACGATGGGTGGGCCCGATGCCCAAGAAAATCACTGGCTTTGCTGATCCTGCTGGATCAATTTCCACGCAACATGTTTCGCGATGATCCACGGGCGTTTTCAACGGATAAGAAAGCCCGTGAAGTGGCGAACCTGGCAATCGAGCAGGGGTACGATCAGCGCACGGATGAGCCGCAACGCCAGTTTTATTACTTGCCGTTCATGCACTCCGAATGCTTGCAACACCAAGAACGATGTGTGCGACTGATCAAAAACCGTATGTCGGAGTCTGGTGGCAGCAATTTGTTGCACGCCAAAGTCCACCGCGAGGTCATCCGCAAATTTGGCCGTTTCCCTTATCGCAATGATGCTTTGGGGCGCAGCAACACATCCCAAGAACAAAAGTTCATGGACGATGGTGGATACGGTAAAATTACGCAGGATATGCAAAAAGCCGCTTAA
- a CDS encoding MFS transporter has product MGYVLKSSWALLLGMFLLMLGNGVQGTLLGIRGSLEGFSAGSMSLIMSGYFIGFLGGSRIAPTLIRNVGHVRVFAALASFVSAALILYAALPNEIVWFLLRILVGFCFSGIYVVAESWLNDSSTNETRGQALSAYLIVQMMGIVMAQWLLNFADAGGFILFIIISVAVSLSFAPILLSVSPAPVFQTTKPMSLKELYVASPLGVVGIFFLGGIFAALFGMTSVYGTEKGMSVGEISIFVGIIYVGGMLLQYPIGWMSDRMDRRLLIIGITVFGGVACLVAFTSASSLTILLVCSFIIGGVANPLYSLLLAYTNDFLDHDDMAAASGGLIFINGIGAIAGPLVVGWMMGQFGPDSFFLYIALLLFVTSIYAFYRTFQRQAPSVDDTASYQPVFATASPVAVEVAQELSIEMELEAEEDESAAEAP; this is encoded by the coding sequence ATGGGTTACGTTCTTAAAAGCTCTTGGGCTCTGTTGCTCGGAATGTTTTTGCTAATGCTGGGCAACGGTGTGCAGGGCACGTTGCTGGGTATTCGGGGTTCGCTCGAAGGTTTTAGCGCGGGCAGCATGTCGTTAATCATGTCTGGCTATTTCATCGGCTTTTTGGGGGGCTCGCGCATTGCGCCCACTCTGATCCGCAATGTTGGGCATGTGCGTGTTTTTGCAGCGCTAGCGTCTTTTGTATCGGCTGCGCTGATTCTCTATGCGGCGTTGCCCAATGAAATTGTCTGGTTTTTGCTGCGTATTCTGGTGGGGTTCTGTTTTTCGGGGATTTATGTGGTGGCCGAAAGCTGGCTGAACGACAGCTCCACCAATGAAACCCGCGGCCAAGCCTTGTCCGCCTATTTGATCGTGCAAATGATGGGCATTGTGATGGCGCAATGGCTGTTGAACTTTGCCGATGCGGGCGGATTTATCCTGTTTATCATCATTTCGGTTGCGGTGTCTTTGTCGTTTGCGCCGATTTTGCTGTCTGTCAGCCCAGCGCCTGTGTTTCAAACAACAAAGCCAATGAGCCTGAAGGAACTGTATGTGGCATCGCCCCTTGGTGTGGTCGGTATCTTTTTCCTTGGCGGGATCTTTGCGGCCCTGTTTGGCATGACCTCCGTTTACGGCACGGAAAAAGGCATGTCTGTCGGTGAGATTTCGATTTTTGTGGGGATCATCTATGTGGGCGGGATGCTGTTGCAATACCCAATCGGGTGGATGTCGGATCGGATGGATCGCCGTTTGCTGATCATCGGCATTACGGTATTTGGTGGTGTGGCCTGCCTTGTTGCCTTTACCTCAGCGAGCAGTCTGACGATTTTGCTGGTGTGTAGCTTTATCATCGGGGGGGTGGCCAATCCGCTGTATTCTCTGTTGTTGGCCTATACCAATGACTTTTTGGATCATGATGATATGGCGGCGGCGTCTGGCGGTTTGATCTTTATCAACGGGATTGGTGCCATTGCAGGCCCATTGGTTGTGGGTTGGATGATGGGACAATTCGGCCCTGATAGTTTCTTCCTTTATATTGCGCTGTTGCTGTTTGTGACGTCGATTTACGCGTTCTACCGAACCTTCCAACGTCAGGCTCCAAGCGTGGACGATACCGCGTCTTATCAACCAGTTTTTGCGACGGCATCGCCTGTTGCGGTTGAGGTGGCACAAGAGCTGTCGATTGAAATGGAGCTGGAAGCAGAAGAAGATGAAAGCGCCGCAGAAGCGCCTTGA
- the queA gene encoding tRNA preQ1(34) S-adenosylmethionine ribosyltransferase-isomerase QueA — MNLSDFDFHLPEELIALRPAKPRRASRLLVAQDGALQDQQFFELPNFLRAGDRLVLNDTKVIPARLQGQRRRMSDQGETFAKVEVTLLSMDGQGDWLALAKPGRRVKDGETIVFSDALHAEVLGKGSDGIRLRFSLSGPAFEDALNGLGQMPLPPYIAAKRAADAQDAQDYQTVFAQHSGAVAAPTASLHFDETVLDALALMGVTFSKVTLHVGAGTFLPVKTDDVSDHKMHAEWGRVDDIAAAEIAQTKADGGRVIPVGTTALRLLETAAQGSGEITPWVGETDIFIKPGFVFNVADGLITNFHLPKSTLMMLVSALMGTQRIKDIYAHAIAQDYRFFSYGDSSLLIPEMS; from the coding sequence ATGAACCTGTCAGATTTCGATTTCCACCTTCCAGAAGAGCTGATCGCGCTACGCCCAGCAAAACCGCGTCGCGCGTCACGTTTGTTGGTTGCGCAGGATGGGGCATTGCAGGATCAGCAATTCTTTGAGTTGCCCAATTTTTTGCGCGCAGGGGACCGGTTGGTGCTGAACGACACCAAAGTGATCCCTGCACGCCTGCAAGGGCAGCGCCGCCGCATGTCTGATCAAGGCGAGACTTTTGCAAAGGTCGAAGTCACGCTTTTATCAATGGACGGGCAGGGCGATTGGCTGGCGCTTGCGAAACCGGGGCGTCGTGTCAAAGATGGAGAAACCATTGTCTTTTCGGATGCGTTACACGCAGAAGTTTTAGGCAAAGGATCAGACGGTATCCGATTGCGATTTTCGCTGAGCGGCCCTGCGTTTGAGGACGCGTTGAACGGTTTAGGTCAAATGCCGTTGCCCCCTTATATCGCCGCGAAACGGGCGGCGGATGCACAGGATGCGCAAGATTATCAGACCGTTTTTGCACAGCATTCTGGTGCTGTGGCTGCGCCAACGGCATCCTTGCATTTCGATGAAACCGTGTTGGACGCCTTGGCTCTGATGGGGGTGACCTTTAGCAAAGTCACCTTACACGTGGGGGCGGGAACGTTTTTGCCTGTGAAAACCGATGATGTGTCAGACCATAAAATGCACGCGGAATGGGGGCGGGTTGACGACATTGCTGCTGCCGAGATTGCGCAGACCAAGGCAGACGGTGGGCGCGTGATCCCTGTTGGAACAACGGCGCTGCGGTTGCTTGAAACGGCGGCGCAGGGCTCTGGCGAGATCACACCGTGGGTAGGGGAGACCGATATATTCATCAAGCCAGGGTTTGTCTTTAATGTAGCTGACGGGTTGATCACAAATTTCCACCTGCCGAAATCCACACTGATGATGTTGGTCAGCGCGTTAATGGGAACGCAACGGATCAAAGATATTTATGCTCATGCAATCGCACAGGACTATCGGTTTTTTTCCTATGGTGACAGCTCTTTGCTGATCCCAGAAATGTCATAA
- a CDS encoding AsmA-like C-terminal region-containing protein, with protein MIWIRHCLVALLAMLMAGIVLTVLAIGVVTILLQRGPLELPQLHAMVEDRLNAQLSNHDMQIGSIALASSDTGVGNYVLLSDVSVLDETGASLITVSEVRTRLSLLDLVSGQISPEDVAIVGTELSLERDETGAISLFGSQGTMAKGENVLQLLDALEDQRELSLLKNVELENTRVRFEDQITKRGWVLDNSKLTIEREGDTVSGRAVLELGQEDGKDLSPASMILSANYLLGSEAASVSFQFSDASPEEIADLFQAFDWLRNFDTRLSGSVRAEFAGDGKLGNLHGVLELAEGKVAQTPASQPITFSTAKVYFDYDPETDALNLEQVDLKTSSGSVIAGGFVELQRGPDGVVKSMAGQLRARDIVIERPDLFDDTLTLNEAALDARLSFSPLKVEVGRLTVFDGDSVVKIAGSSKAGQDFWTNSYDIDLNKITAARLKQLWPKPVVHKTRKWVVKNIFEGTFKDISGGFRSKDGKPNYAFNFNVNDANFNFLNTMPHLQDGAGFGYLTEIDLRIDLSAGHVIAANGGQVDIAGSSIFIPDTDIRPTPGEITLHAKGGIEAALELLNVEKFRFLDKVGLTPKLGQGAVSLSGWFKLPLSKDTRTQDVKLAVQAELLNVKSTTLIKDRTLTSRKLLANVTHDGVEIAGDVLFDAVPVSAKWAQSFNQGAKQSTVAAKLDLNAKNLTALGIILPKGTVSGAAPAQMDITLNRGSDPKFTLTSDLVGATMQIPALGWLKPARTRGLFRVDGTLGDRIDIGDLVLDANGLNARGTVDLNADNTLQRARFSTVDVGKWLSTSAVLTPQAGGRTRITVSGGTADLRFMGDNGGSGETGSGATTIDLQLDRVRVTNDLSLTNFKGKLNTKAGLRGTFVGRVNGRSWVNGQLFPQRHGTAIELASSDAGGVMSSAGLLTNARDGALRVVLIPKAGDGNYDGTLDVKRTRIKDASAMAALLNGISLIGALQQLEGEGIHFNTIEGQFKIRGNGVKLENISAVGPSIGMTLDGWYDTKNKSVNFEGVVTPLYVVNGVFERLFGQLVGRRKGEGMFSFTYRMRGPASQPKVGVNPLSILTPGAFREIFRQKAPTPPS; from the coding sequence TTGATCTGGATAAGACACTGTTTGGTGGCCTTGTTGGCCATGTTGATGGCGGGCATCGTTCTGACGGTGCTGGCCATTGGTGTCGTGACGATCCTGTTGCAGCGCGGACCCCTAGAGCTGCCGCAGCTTCATGCAATGGTCGAAGACCGATTAAATGCCCAATTGTCGAACCATGATATGCAAATCGGCAGTATCGCGTTGGCATCAAGCGACACGGGTGTCGGGAATTACGTTTTGCTGAGCGATGTATCTGTGCTGGATGAAACAGGCGCGTCATTAATCACAGTATCAGAGGTGCGCACCCGATTATCTCTGCTGGATCTGGTTTCAGGGCAGATATCGCCCGAAGACGTTGCCATTGTTGGGACGGAACTGTCGCTGGAGCGGGATGAAACTGGTGCGATAAGTTTGTTTGGTTCGCAAGGGACAATGGCGAAGGGTGAAAACGTATTGCAGCTGTTGGATGCGTTGGAAGATCAGCGCGAATTGTCTTTGTTAAAAAACGTGGAATTGGAAAACACGCGGGTTCGGTTTGAAGATCAAATTACCAAACGGGGCTGGGTGCTAGACAATTCCAAACTGACAATTGAACGAGAAGGTGACACCGTATCTGGCCGTGCGGTGTTGGAACTGGGGCAAGAAGACGGAAAAGACCTATCGCCTGCATCCATGATCCTAAGCGCGAATTATCTGCTCGGGTCCGAAGCGGCATCCGTTTCGTTTCAGTTTTCTGATGCGTCGCCCGAAGAGATTGCGGATTTGTTTCAAGCGTTTGATTGGCTGCGCAATTTTGACACGCGCCTGTCTGGGTCCGTGCGGGCTGAATTTGCGGGGGACGGCAAACTGGGCAATTTGCACGGCGTATTGGAATTGGCCGAAGGGAAAGTGGCCCAAACTCCTGCGAGCCAGCCCATCACCTTTAGCACGGCTAAAGTGTATTTCGATTATGATCCTGAAACGGACGCCCTTAATCTCGAACAAGTGGATTTAAAAACCAGCTCGGGGTCCGTCATCGCAGGTGGTTTTGTAGAATTGCAGCGCGGGCCTGACGGTGTGGTGAAGTCCATGGCAGGGCAGTTGCGCGCGCGTGATATTGTGATTGAGCGACCCGACCTGTTTGATGACACGCTGACCTTAAACGAAGCTGCGCTTGATGCGCGTTTGTCGTTTTCACCTTTGAAAGTCGAAGTGGGGCGATTGACTGTTTTTGACGGGGACAGCGTGGTCAAGATCGCTGGATCATCAAAGGCGGGACAGGATTTTTGGACAAACAGCTATGACATTGATCTGAACAAAATTACCGCTGCGCGGCTGAAACAGCTTTGGCCCAAACCTGTGGTGCATAAAACGCGCAAATGGGTGGTCAAAAACATCTTTGAAGGCACCTTCAAAGATATTTCTGGCGGCTTTCGAAGCAAAGACGGCAAACCGAATTACGCGTTTAATTTCAATGTGAATGACGCGAATTTTAATTTTCTGAACACGATGCCACATTTGCAAGACGGGGCTGGGTTTGGATATCTGACAGAAATTGACCTGCGCATTGACCTGAGCGCCGGCCACGTGATTGCTGCCAATGGGGGCCAGGTGGATATTGCAGGATCAAGCATCTTTATCCCCGATACCGATATCCGCCCAACACCAGGCGAAATAACACTGCATGCCAAAGGCGGCATCGAGGCGGCTTTGGAATTGCTGAATGTGGAAAAGTTCCGTTTCTTGGACAAGGTTGGCTTGACGCCAAAACTCGGCCAAGGGGCCGTGTCTTTGAGCGGGTGGTTCAAACTGCCATTGTCTAAGGACACCAGAACGCAGGATGTGAAATTGGCGGTTCAGGCGGAACTGTTGAACGTGAAATCCACGACTCTGATCAAGGACCGAACGCTGACTTCGCGCAAATTGTTGGCAAATGTGACCCATGATGGCGTTGAAATTGCAGGGGACGTTTTGTTCGATGCCGTGCCCGTGTCTGCCAAATGGGCACAATCGTTCAATCAGGGGGCCAAGCAAAGCACAGTCGCGGCAAAACTGGATTTGAATGCGAAAAATCTGACAGCGCTTGGCATTATTTTACCCAAAGGAACCGTTTCAGGGGCCGCCCCTGCGCAGATGGATATCACGCTCAATCGCGGTTCGGATCCGAAATTCACCCTGACCAGCGATTTGGTCGGGGCAACGATGCAAATTCCAGCCCTTGGATGGTTGAAACCCGCGCGCACCCGTGGGCTGTTCCGCGTGGACGGGACGCTGGGGGATCGCATTGATATCGGTGATCTGGTGCTAGACGCAAACGGACTCAATGCGCGGGGAACGGTTGATCTGAATGCGGACAATACGTTGCAACGTGCGAGGTTCAGCACCGTTGATGTGGGCAAATGGCTTAGCACCTCGGCTGTGTTAACCCCGCAAGCAGGTGGGCGCACGCGGATCACAGTGTCTGGCGGCACGGCTGACCTACGATTTATGGGGGATAACGGCGGCTCTGGTGAAACGGGATCGGGCGCAACCACGATTGATCTTCAATTGGATCGTGTGCGTGTGACGAACGATTTGTCGCTGACGAATTTCAAAGGAAAGCTAAACACCAAAGCGGGTTTGCGCGGCACCTTTGTAGGGCGGGTGAATGGCCGTTCATGGGTGAATGGCCAGTTGTTCCCACAGCGCCACGGGACGGCGATTGAATTGGCAAGTTCAGATGCAGGGGGTGTTATGTCATCTGCGGGCTTATTGACCAACGCTCGCGATGGCGCGTTGCGAGTTGTTTTGATCCCCAAAGCAGGGGACGGCAACTACGATGGTACATTGGATGTGAAGCGCACTCGCATCAAAGACGCCTCTGCGATGGCGGCATTGCTGAACGGAATTTCATTGATCGGTGCATTGCAGCAATTGGAAGGCGAAGGCATCCATTTCAACACCATCGAAGGGCAATTTAAAATCCGTGGCAACGGCGTAAAGCTGGAAAACATCAGTGCCGTAGGCCCATCTATCGGTATGACACTTGATGGGTGGTATGACACCAAAAACAAGTCGGTCAATTTTGAAGGCGTGGTGACGCCACTGTATGTGGTGAATGGTGTGTTTGAACGACTTTTCGGGCAACTCGTGGGGCGCAGAAAAGGCGAAGGTATGTTCAGCTTTACCTATCGGATGCGCGGCCCTGCAAGCCAGCCCAAGGTGGGTGTGAACCCACTTTCAATCCTGACGCCTGGGGCATTTCGTGAAATTTTCCGCCAAAAAGCGCCAACACCGCCTTCCTAG
- a CDS encoding peroxiredoxin, protein MPEIGEKSPNFTLPRDGGGTVSLADYAGKTLVLYFYPRDDTPGCTKESIGFTEHLTAFQDAGAEIVGVSKDSVKSHVKFVAKHDLGIPLISDENGTLCEDFGVWVEKNMYGKKYMGIERATFIIDGEGVITHAWRKVKVPGHVEAVLDAVQPT, encoded by the coding sequence ATGCCCGAAATCGGAGAAAAATCGCCTAACTTTACTCTGCCGCGCGATGGTGGTGGAACTGTATCGCTCGCGGATTATGCAGGCAAAACGCTGGTTTTGTATTTTTATCCGCGTGATGACACCCCTGGATGTACCAAAGAAAGCATCGGCTTTACCGAACATCTGACCGCGTTTCAGGATGCAGGTGCAGAGATTGTCGGCGTGTCCAAAGACAGCGTAAAAAGTCACGTTAAATTCGTTGCAAAACATGACCTTGGCATCCCATTGATCAGCGATGAAAACGGGACACTGTGCGAAGACTTTGGCGTCTGGGTTGAAAAAAACATGTATGGCAAAAAATACATGGGCATTGAACGGGCCACCTTTATCATCGACGGCGAAGGGGTCATTACCCACGCATGGCGTAAGGTCAAAGTACCAGGCCACGTCGAAGCGGTGTTAGACGCGGTGCAACCCACGTGA
- a CDS encoding ferritin-like domain-containing protein: protein MTQPTLTELACDVLTTADGREKTAKSHAAAALWFEMKEAGTPLAIGNSTPPDVPARPATPELLPPNEVPRRRLGSEAGRIALIHAVAHIELNAVDLHWDIIPRFAQTEMPIGYYDDWVKAADEESKHFNLLCDRLEAMGSHYGALPAHAGMWRAAQDTATDFMGRLAIVPMVLEARGLDVTPGMIQQFKSLKDTETVAALEIIYAEEVGHVAYGSKWFHFLCGRHNADPKEEFHRLVEHYFHGGLKPPFNDEKRAEAGIPLDFYWPMAVQ, encoded by the coding sequence GTGACCCAACCAACCCTAACAGAACTGGCCTGTGACGTACTTACCACCGCTGATGGGCGCGAAAAAACCGCGAAATCCCATGCTGCGGCGGCGCTGTGGTTTGAAATGAAAGAGGCAGGCACCCCGCTGGCCATTGGCAACAGCACCCCACCCGACGTGCCTGCGCGCCCAGCAACACCAGAACTTTTGCCCCCGAACGAAGTCCCACGCCGCCGTTTAGGATCAGAGGCAGGGCGCATCGCGCTTATCCATGCTGTTGCCCATATCGAATTGAACGCGGTAGACCTGCATTGGGACATCATTCCTCGGTTTGCACAGACGGAGATGCCCATTGGATACTACGACGATTGGGTGAAGGCAGCAGATGAAGAAAGCAAACATTTCAATCTGTTATGTGACCGTCTTGAAGCCATGGGGTCCCACTACGGTGCTTTACCCGCTCATGCTGGCATGTGGCGCGCAGCCCAAGACACCGCGACCGATTTCATGGGCCGCCTTGCCATTGTCCCCATGGTGCTAGAGGCCCGCGGGCTCGACGTCACACCGGGCATGATCCAGCAGTTCAAATCGCTTAAAGACACCGAAACCGTCGCCGCACTTGAGATCATTTATGCCGAAGAAGTCGGGCATGTGGCCTATGGCTCCAAGTGGTTCCATTTTCTGTGCGGCCGTCACAATGCCGATCCAAAAGAGGAATTTCACCGCCTTGTGGAACACTATTTCCATGGAGGCTTAAAGCCCCCTTTCAACGATGAAAAACGCGCCGAAGCAGGTATTCCGCTCGACTTTTACTGGCCAATGGCAGTGCAATAA
- a CDS encoding DUF5930 domain-containing protein, giving the protein MTGPFEKLNALLARHVPEQRIYMRTERTTRYFRATPLMQATAGLLITVGVCWSVIATSALLIDHISARSDTKQAEVLQRAYEARLNELSQERDQRALETQTAQDRFYIALEQISLQQSELLQAEEERRELATGLDIMQKKLQAAIKERDQAQKQSDSILAEMQAVTGSLSTKLGGAQDNEETLEHMTRALKSTVAQRDNLETTATELYSQMAKMSNEQLLQQQQNARIFSNLEQAVNVTLGPLEKALSNAGMNTDALIKDMRKSYSGSGGPLTALSISTKGDAATALSADTVKLFERLDRVGLAKLAVEKLPLAFPVRGGYRHTSGYGYRRDPKNGGRRLHKGHDLAGARGTAIVATGDGVVTFAGRQSGYGKLIKIRHINGFETYYAHLNRIRVKAGQRVSRGERIGDMGNTGRSTGVHLHYEVRINGNAVNPSKYMKASRNVF; this is encoded by the coding sequence ATGACTGGACCGTTTGAAAAATTAAACGCTCTTTTGGCACGCCATGTGCCCGAACAGCGCATTTACATGCGCACAGAGCGCACCACGCGGTATTTCCGCGCTACGCCGCTGATGCAAGCCACCGCTGGTTTGTTGATTACTGTGGGTGTGTGCTGGTCCGTTATTGCCACCTCTGCCCTGTTGATTGATCACATCTCAGCACGCTCTGACACCAAGCAAGCCGAAGTGTTGCAACGCGCCTATGAGGCACGTTTGAACGAACTGTCCCAAGAACGCGATCAGCGGGCACTTGAAACGCAAACCGCCCAAGATCGGTTCTACATCGCTCTTGAACAGATTTCTTTACAGCAAAGCGAACTGCTCCAAGCCGAAGAAGAACGCCGCGAATTGGCCACTGGCCTCGATATTATGCAAAAGAAATTGCAAGCGGCGATCAAAGAGCGGGATCAGGCGCAAAAGCAATCAGATTCAATTCTCGCTGAAATGCAGGCCGTAACAGGCAGCCTCAGCACCAAACTCGGCGGCGCTCAGGATAACGAAGAAACGCTCGAACATATGACGCGCGCGTTGAAATCCACCGTTGCACAGCGCGACAATCTGGAAACAACAGCCACCGAACTTTACAGCCAAATGGCCAAAATGTCGAACGAACAGCTGTTGCAGCAACAGCAAAACGCCCGCATCTTTTCTAATCTGGAACAGGCTGTGAATGTGACGCTTGGCCCCTTGGAAAAAGCACTGAGCAACGCGGGCATGAACACTGATGCCCTTATCAAAGACATGCGCAAAAGCTATTCTGGATCAGGCGGCCCGCTTACGGCTCTTTCCATTTCTACAAAGGGTGATGCGGCAACCGCGCTTTCTGCGGATACTGTGAAATTGTTTGAACGGCTCGATCGGGTGGGCTTGGCCAAGCTGGCCGTTGAAAAGCTGCCCCTCGCCTTCCCAGTGCGCGGCGGATATCGCCACACCTCTGGGTACGGCTATCGCCGCGATCCCAAAAACGGCGGACGCCGATTGCACAAAGGCCATGATCTCGCGGGCGCACGCGGCACTGCCATTGTCGCAACTGGGGACGGTGTCGTTACTTTCGCAGGCCGTCAAAGCGGCTATGGCAAACTCATCAAAATCCGCCATATCAATGGCTTTGAAACTTACTACGCTCATTTGAACAGAATTCGGGTCAAGGCGGGACAAAGGGTCTCGCGCGGGGAACGAATTGGTGATATGGGCAACACGGGCCGGTCAACCGGCGTGCATCTTCACTACGAAGTGCGCATCAACGGAAATGCAGTCAATCCCTCTAAATATATGAAGGCGTCAAGAAATGTTTTCTAA
- a CDS encoding polymer-forming cytoskeletal protein, protein MFSKNKISETNKTDPAADTSKPVATPPPASTPAAKPASSAAPTPAAPPKAKPPASSLSSDLTITGNLKTTGDIQIEGKIKGDIRAHLLTVGEGATVEGEIIADDVVVNGRIIGRVRGLKVRLTSSARVEGDIIHKTIAIESGAHFEGSVQRQEDPLNAKADKKADS, encoded by the coding sequence ATGTTTTCTAAAAACAAAATCAGCGAAACAAACAAAACCGATCCCGCAGCGGATACAAGCAAGCCAGTGGCCACACCTCCACCTGCTTCAACACCTGCGGCAAAGCCAGCAAGCTCTGCAGCGCCAACACCAGCGGCTCCACCAAAAGCAAAGCCACCTGCATCTTCATTGTCTTCTGATCTGACAATCACAGGCAACCTGAAAACGACTGGCGACATCCAGATCGAAGGCAAAATCAAAGGCGACATTCGCGCCCATTTGCTGACAGTTGGCGAAGGCGCCACTGTAGAAGGCGAAATCATTGCTGACGACGTTGTGGTCAACGGTCGCATCATTGGTCGCGTGCGTGGTCTTAAGGTTCGCCTGACCTCCAGCGCCCGCGTTGAAGGCGACATCATCCACAAAACTATCGCTATTGAAAGCGGCGCACACTTCGAAGGCTCTGTTCAGCGCCAAGAAGACCCGTTGAATGCAAAAGCGGACAAAAAAGCAGACAGCTAA